The genomic window TGCTGAGCTTGCCAGATATTTgagtcacacacaaacacacccacccactaaGGGTTGTCTCCTGTGCTTAGGGCCAGATCTGTCCCAGATTCTCCTCTTTGCAGACCCTTTTTATAGATTAATGCTTTTTGGTGCAGATATGAAGGTGCCAGTGCAATCTAATGGAGCTTTTGCTTAGTTATTTAATTCCTCACAGTTGAACTCCATATCAGCAGGAGTTCTCTTGATGTCTATATGGTTGCAGGCCTATAATTTAGGACTTTATGGACTTTGCTCAGTAAAGTGGAGAGCAAATATTGATTCTGATATGGGTGGAAGGCTCTATTTTGACTTTATCCTGCACTTTGCAAACAAGAGGCAGCCATCTCGTTTTGAATCCAGCCGCTAATTGCTTGTGCTCCCATCTGCATGAATACATAAATCATTGGACAGGTTTCTTGCTGTCAGCAGTGGGCCATCAGGAGTTCTGTGagatgccattttttttaaatggccttATGTGATAGATCACTGGATGGAAGGTTAGCTGAAAGGACTCTGAGTTAAGTAAGGGCATATGTGTCCAAGCATCAAATTTACAGGTACCTGCAGAATATTTGCTTATCCAGCCAGGATTTTCTACTCTAGGAATAGCCAAcatggcatcctccagatgttgttagactccaacccTCAGCCAACATAggtaatggtcagggatgatgggagtcagagtccaacagAATCTTCAGAGGACCACATTGGCTATTCTTCACCTATTTCAACTGGCTCTTCGGGACCTTGGGCCCTTTCACATCAAACTACATGACTCCTGATCCTTTAGCTGTAGATGGCTGGGATTAAATTTGGGAGCTTAATCCTATGGGACGGATCTGGCCTTAAACTTGGGTGCTCTGCAACTTGGTTATCATCTCTTCAGTCCTTCAAGCTACCATTCTTCTCCTGGCATTCTCTTTGGCTTTAGTTGAATTGCTTTAGGgtctctaaaggtaaagggacccctgactgttaggtccagtcgcggacgactctggggttgcggtgctcacctcgctttactggccatgggagccggcgtacagcttccgggtcatgtggccagcatgactaagccgcttccttaccgctggagtggtaccgccgtttaccttaccgctggagtggtacctatttatctacttggactttgacgtgctttcaaactgctaggttggcaggagcagggaccgagcaacgggagctcaccccgccgcagggatttgaaccgccgaccttctgatcggcaaaccctaggctctgtggtttaacccacagcaccacctgcgtcccagggTATCTAGCTTTTAGCTTATGACATGTATGATGCTACTCATTACAATGGCTTTCTATTTGGGTCCCACTTCTAAAAATTAAATCTGATCAATTCAAGTTAAAATGCTTCcccttggttgttgttttaaaaaactttatCTATGAGGGTCAATTTGCAGTTTGTCTgcttggttgaataccacccatggtGGGTAAAAAGCAACCCTCCCCCATGTTGCCTCCCTTCGCtgcttttcatttaaataaaatttgGGCTTTGTTATACACATAACAAATTTGTCCTTAGATGTGTAGGCAAGCATTCTGCAGCGTTCTGAGGTTGTATACACATGACCTCTTATTTCAGAATCAAAGGAGACTGAGTacttaggtttttttgtttttattagtccTCACACAGTCTAGATCTATTGCATATTTTCTGCCCCTGAAAAGCACTTTtggagaaactggtttcattccaaaaataaaagctcattgcagattgattctgcattactcTATAGTGTGTGCATTTGAAGAAAGATGAAAACCTTTTAGGCAGTCCTGGCAACAAGAGGGTGTATCCACACCTTTCCCAAGTCATCCTTGTGACCCTGAAGGCTGTGCTCCTTTATGTGGCATTATACACCTGTTAAATTTCTTCTGAGTACACCTGTATATAATTGCACTAAAAGCTACGATTATGCATGTGGGAACCAGCTCCCAGTCCTTTTTTGAATTCCCCTTTTTCATATGCTATGTATTGGAAAAGACAATGTTCttattgttgttcttatttttactatgtCCTCTCCAATAGCTCATTCactacagcatgagactcttaatctcagggttgtgggtttgagtcctacaTTGGGcaacaaattcctgcattgcagggatgggactagataacccttgtggtccctttcaactctgtgattctatgtattttgtggtttttatgttgtaattttatgttgcgaaccgcTGTGGGATCTGCGGATGAAGGTTGCCGtgacatacaattttttttaaaaaaaacattaataataatgacaataaaataaaactggcTATAAACAGAGTTCTTTACTGAAGCTGGTGTATTTTGCAGTTTGCGAGCTGAGATCTCCTTCGATGAGTGACTTCCTCTGGGGTTTAGAGAACTCAGGCTGGTTAAAGCATATCAAAGCCATCATGGATGCTGGCATCTTTATTGCTAAGGTGCAGTATGTACTTTTTAGAAACAAATTGGAATAGTGCTGATTCAGAAGACCTGATTTTATGTTGTTGGCATGCTGCTGCCTTCAGGGATTTATTATGTAAGAAATGTATATGGCTCAAATCTATTGCACTTTAAGGCTAGGGAAGTAGACGGTGTTGCTCTGTAACAAACAGGTACCATGTTACTGAAACAAATTGTGTCACAGGCCCCTGTAGCCCACTCTGTCCTGCCCAAGTGACCATTACCTGTCCTGTGTACCTGTGGCTATTGACACCACACTCCCAACATCCAGATAACATAGAGCAGGGGACCAGTGGGCATATCTCACATTTTGAGAGCGTTGTGGAGGCACCAGTCACAGAATGGTTGCCACAAGCAACGTGGTacaacacaaaattagagagatGGCTGCCTGCAACAACCTTATGGTTTccatgggaagtcagctatgtcctgcTGGTCCTGATTGCGGAGATCACACTATATTGATAGACACACTGATGCTCTTGCTGTTTAATATCAACAGGGAGCATTTTTCAGTACTAGAAAAATTATATAAGGTAGTCACACCACCCTcactctcatttcacagaaattgcttagcagatacctgcacattttgttccataactttctttctagatgAGCTagagaccttttaaaaaataaaataaaataatgaaatcttATAGTCTGGGACACCTGCCCAAGGGCACCAGTGAAAGCCtttgtggacagcatgacaaCCCCTGACACAGGATCAATGAGCTGATTTGAACATCTTGACAAGCTGGGTGTGACCCCTAAAGCTGACAGAAGCAAAATATGACAAGATACATAAATGCTGTCCACCGTCTGCCAAGATCTGCCCAGTGTATTATGTTCACTTGTAGAGTTCTTCGTTTGGTAACactggaacataagaagctgcctgagACGGAGTCAgatgattggtccatctagctaagttTTGCTTACACCAGGGACGGgaaacccgtggccctccaaatTCTGCTAGACTACAACTTTCATTGTCCCTGACCAGTGGACATGCTGacaaggactgatgggagttggagtccaacaacatatggaaggtcacagattccccacctctgggcTCTGCTGGTCTGCACCCCTGGACTATGCTGTACAGGCAgatgtttcagacaggggtctttccaagcaatacctagagatgctgggaaacTGTAGCTGGAAACTTTGCAAATCCAAATACCGTAAGTCGTTCTTTGAGTTGGCTGCACCAGTTTGACGTACTTCACACAAATGATGGAAATGTTACCGCTCTGCATTTTATTAGCTATATATCTCTTCAATGTTCCTCTGTATTTTAGGCTGTTGCTGAAGAAGGAGTGAGCGTTCTTGTTCACTGTTCTGACGGATGGGACCGGACAGCTCAGGTTTGCTCCGTAGCAAGCCTTCTTGTAGATCCATATTACAGAACTATGAAAGGGTTTATGGTAAGCATGTTTGCTTTTGCAGGAAAAGGGGGACTTGTAACAAGCTATGTGCTGTGTAGTTACTTGGCTTTGTATAGCAGAGGCTTCCTTAACACTAAAAGTATTTTAAAGCTACTTTTAAGTATCTAGTGGTTTGGTTCTATGCACTTCTGTGAGAGCAAGTGTAGCATAGGAGCAATGAAAGCTTCCTTATGTCAACCATTTGCCCATTCGCTCAAGATTGTCTATGCTGAAAGCTCATTCACACTTCCATTTGACTCTTGCCTAAAAAGCACGTGTCTTTTCTACTTTCCCCattggatgttgctgaactacaactcccatcatcggccactggtcatgctggctggggctaatgataGTTGGAGTCTGAAAACAGGtatcccacccctgccttagactgACAGTGAAGATAGTTTTCTGCTTTCTTAAAAATGCATGTGAGCTTCTTTGCATGCTACTTATACATACCTCTCTCTCATTCTAGGTATTAATTGACAAAGACTGGGTTTCATTTGGCCATAAATTTAATCACAGGTAAGTGTGGTTTGCTGTGTGTAGATTTCATGAGGCTACAGCCAGTGAAATGAGTTGCTGCCATCAGATAGCAAATGAACAACACTTTCTAAATAATACCTATAGCTGCGCCTTTGAGCTATGAGCTAAATCTTCCATAACTGTTATGTTGTATGAGGCAGCAAATCTTTGACTGAGAGACAGCAGTGGTTGTGCAATGTTTCAAACTATGGTGTtctagtactgtatattctggcgtataagactactttttaatccaggaaaatcttctcaaaagttgggggtcgtcttatacgccgggtggagaatctgcggtcgagtatatctcaaactctatattttaactggaaaagttgggggtcgtcttatacgccccagtcgtcttatacgccggaaaatacggtaattcaaaATAACCAGGACACTGCCTTGCGTATGACTATGTAGGCAAACTATTTTCTGATTGTATGCAAATGAATCGAGATGCTAGCTATTCAGGCTTGGGCTGACTCTCATGCCTCAGCCAAGGCAAACTTCAGACTTGGTTCTGAAATGCTAGGAATGGCACCAAAGTaatctctttcttttaaaaaattatttaaattgaAGTTTAGGACTGGGCTTGCAATGGTGCAGGGTGCCATTCATTTAAAAGGATCATATGCTATGAATTAACTTTTCATTTTGGGATTGTTTCAGGTATGGCAATTTAGATGGAGACCCAAAGGAGATCTCTCCAGTTATTGATCAGTTCATCGAGTGTGTTTGGCAGCTTATGGAACAATTTCCTTGTGCCTTTGAATTCAACGAAAGGTTCCTAATCCACATACAGCATCACATCTGTTCGTGCCAGTTTGGGAACTTCCTGTGCAACTGTCAGAAGGAAAGACGAGAGCTGAAGTAAGGCATGCTTACCACTTAAATAATACATTTAATAAGACTGCAGCCTGGGAAAGGGATGTGCCTTGGAGAGGGTTCAAAGGGCTGGAAAGTGAGGCTTGGTGGGACACTTTTGGCCCTAGGGATTGAGGTTCTTCGGAATAGGGGAGCTTGAATCAAAGAGTACCCAGTCCAGAGCATTTGAATTCTAGCCTTCTTAACTAAACACCTGCTCTCTTAACCAGCGTATTTTGTCTTGGGCTTGTATTCATGGACTTGTCTTTCAAATCAACTCACAGGATTCAAGAGCGGACTTACTCACTTTGGGCTCACTTGTGGAAGAATCGGGCAGATTATGTGAATCCGCTGTATAGGGAAGACCATAATCGGACCCTGCACCCACAGTCTGCACACTGCCATTTTATCTACAAGTAAGTGACAATCTTGCCACAGAAAACATTAGGACaaaatgctgctgtttgcttCCCAGGTTTCATTCCAATGTATGAATGTGATAATGTTTCATTTAGGAGACATAAAGCCATGTGGAGTTTCTTATTAAATAGACACTTCACTTGCACTGTATCGCTGGATTATTCCCAGAAATACCGGTAATGTCAATGCCCAGTCCTGAAATAAATTTGTATTAGGATATCTGTTCTAAAAGCACCTGTTCCCATCAGCACCAATGTTGGGCATGGTAGCAAGGCTATAGGCATGCATTTTGTTTATGTGGCAGATATCTTGTAGTTTGATTTCTAACATCTTCCAGCAAATGTCATCCTTAAGTTATATtgaatatatcatcatcatcttctctctctctcttgcctgtATATACAaccctgtataaggaagctttttGAGGTTTAATGTTgtactatgtttttatacatgctggaagctgcccagagtggctggactGGCCTAGTCAGATAGCCagggcacaaacaaacaaacaaattaatattaataattgaAGTTCTCACTTTTAAAGTCAAATGTGCCTGTGTAGGACTTCCTTCCCAAATGGCCACTTACATATATTCCTAGCTTTCTTGCTCATTTTCAAGTTTGTTTTTCtagcccacccccactcccaaagctagaatttatatatattttctttttctttttttgcattttttaaaattaaagattttcttggtttacaaagtgtatataatgtctctcgtatttttccataaaacattttacagATCGATTTTagtcgttgagacattaggggggggggaggaagtgggtgggagggtggggtggggagatgatgtttctattttccttaatatatgtaggagttggtatcagcgtcgcttgtgttggttctctgttgtttgcttgtgtttctttggcggtgagaggtcgctaTCAGTATAGGGTtcgattgttcatttgtggttggctgtggtgatctttggtttccttggtttcctgtgtgagtggggtgggtggatgttttgggtcaggttagccatattgatttgtatgctgttggtagatttttgtcattgtcttgttgggctgtgtgtgcgatgaagggggaccatacgggggtgaaggtgtcttcttctgtttgtccccgtgctagtttcaggttgctggttaatttttctagtagggctgtttcccatactacttggtaccattggtccatattgactcctgacaggtcttatATGATCCTGTGGAACATTTATTGTACCCTGCCTGacctggttgccccagccactctgggcagtttccaacaaagtACAAAGGAGCACAccgaaacatcaaacattaaaagcttcccgaaacagggctgccaaaAGTAATATGATGGTTTATGactttgacatctgacaggagggtgctacacagggcaggtgcaactaccgagaaggccttctgcagCATAGATGGGCCCTGCTGAGGCATTTGATACCCATGAACACCAACCACATGAAGGGGTCAGCTGAAAGGCACAAGACTTGTTACTGCATGTGGTGGGCACACCTACAAGCTGATGAGCCATCACCAGTAGTCTGAAGAGGGACCCTCCTCAGCACATAGGGTTTCCTCCACAGGGATGGGAAAACTTGGTTAATCAGAGGTCTTGTCCTCATGTTGGAAACTGACATGCCCAGAAGCGGTGCCCTTCAAACTGATGCAAACCATGCAGCAGGTGGGGCTGGCATGCATGGCAGAATCAGTGGGAGTGGGGCTAGCCCCACGTGTAATCTCTGGTCCCTTCACACGTTTGGTAGCTATGGATACCAAATGCCTAACGGGGCTGCAGTCTTAACCCTGATGTGCTGTGAGGATCGCTGACACCGAAACGAGCACATCCAGTCCCCTAAAATTATATTTATGGGAATTTACAAATGTTTATTATTGCTACAATTCAAAAGCTGAAAATCCGTTATGTACAAATGCAAATGGTCAAAATCAGGATCTCTCATTGGTTTCCTTTACGGGGTGTGCTGTTTTATTGTTCTGATTGCTTTGTTccctgaggatttttttttttaaaaggtgattttAAGCTAACATTGCCTCTTGAGAATTAAACTGAACTACTATAGATTTGGGAAAGGAGTGGTTGTGTTGATGGGAATCCACTTAGCGCTATCATTAGAACTTACAGCATTATAGAGCCTCTTAAAATAGCTTCACAAGCCCTTTCTAAACAGCTCTATTCTGAATCCACCTCTGACTGTTACTTAACCCTGAACTGATCTGCTTATGCGCACGCAACCGACCTTTGGTTGCGTGTAACCGGAGGAACTGGATAACAGGGCGGATAAGTCTAACCCAAATTGTCCACAACATGTCTTTACGGTATACCCCACCTTCTCTGAGACTACTGTTTTCAGGCTAACCAGGGAACTGTCATGTAGGTGAGGTCTGTGACAATGACAGAGTAAACAAGAGTAGGTCACAGGGGGAACCAGCGTCTCAGGGTTATGTGAAGAAACATCTTCCTATACATCAGGTgttccttcccactgcagcacgCTCATTCTTTCAGGGATCTTGTGCTTGCGGCAATTTGTGAAATATTGATTGCTTGACAGCTGCTTCATGCTGAAATGTGTCACTTTCCCAAACAGAAACGTCTCAGAAATCCAGGAATATATTTTTGAGCTGCACGGCTTTGCAGACTTCCATGTTAAAATTAGCCCCTAGATAGAAGGCAGGCAAAGGATTTTCACATGCCAACTTGAAATTTGAGGAACTACTCCCCTTATTAAACTTGTGTCTAGTATagcatagagcaggggtcggtAACGTTTACCAGCCATGGactggatcactcccacggagtgGCATacccagacgccaaaaattgtgcctgcgcagaagcgatttccggcgtctggacatgcggaGACGTGATTTCTGGTATCTGCACGTGCACAGACATGATTTTTGGTGCTGCTCGGTGAGTCCCTGCGTTGCGCCGGTTTAGTGTAGTGCGCAGGGGACTTGCTGAACAGGCGGCTCGGTTCAGGgacagctcgtgggccggtaaaatgtTCTCCATGGGTTGTATCTGGCCCGTGGGCCAcacgttgccaacccctggcatAGAGGTCTGCCTTAAAAGCGATCTTATACTCATTTAGGTAGAAGTTACCtccattgaactctgtgggacaTACTCCTGAATAGGCATGTACTGGATTTCCTTGTGAGTCCTGCAACTTCATTCTTTCGTTTTCCAGGTTCTGGAGTGGAATGTACAACCGCTTTGAAAAAGGGCTGCATCCTCGGCAGTCTGTTACTGAGTACTTATTGGCAGTGAAGGAAGAAACACAACAGTTGGAGGAAGAGCTACTGGTCTTGGAAGAggtatctttatttatttattacatatctATCCCACCTTTGGGGTGTTAGGGCAGGGGTAGTCCCTCTGGAGGGGGGGACATgttatgctccttctggggtagatTGTCCACCATTGGTCCCCATCCTGCTCTCAGCTCCCACCTGTAgctcctagaagttgtcagcatgcgactggttggctaaaccaggtaagggtagctgatgggtctcaaaccctctgtgagaTAGGGACATcctctgcatgcgaagacaggctctggaggaCGAAACCATGGTGGGTCCAAGGTCaataaggtggtttctgcatgtgctatagGGGGGGGCAGATGGGACACGTCAACCTGGGATGGTAACCCAtcgaggagaaggaaaactctgatcttaaacctccgctgccttgtgggatatcatCAGCAAGGCCCAGAGTGGGGTCTTgtagtctgggcagcccaggacctccatccacaGACTTGCACTCCAATGCAgccaacacagtggtttgacttcatctcCAGCGGCACATGCCATTGTCTCAAGAgagagacggatgccaacaatcccacctttcctccaaggaacaaaGGTGGTCTATGTGGTTCTCCTTCTCCCTGTTTTATTCTTGTAAtcaccctgtgagggaggttagggtTAGAAACTGGGACTCGTCCAGTGAAGGAGCTTTCAGAGTTGACAGGGCATTGAACTTgaactcccaggtcctagtcaacaCTCTGTAACCACTACCTTTCACTATGCTTCTTGAAGTCAGTGTGGTGGGCCAGCTTTGATCCAATTCAACATGTGTGCGTTGCATGCAGCCGGTGGTCCCAGATGGGGATGCGTCCATCAAGCTAAACTGAGTCCATCACTATGAAGATACAGAGATGCACCTCCAGCATGCAGATCTCCCTTTCTTGACTGGAGcacttgcacccccccccccccgccagctaaAGCTAATTTTATGACTGGATGGATTGTTCCCAATATCTGTCAGTGTTTATTGTACCAGTGAAATAGTACCAAATACTTCACAATCCCTGATCCTGAAAGTGATGAGAGAAGACATTTTTtgacttgtttttattatgatttccCATCCTCTCTCTCCTGTCCCCTATAAAATTGTATTGTTATTAGCTGCCATTTAAAATGAAACGTTTTCCCCCATAGTGACTTATAACATGTAAAACAATTACAAACTGTATAAAATATAAACAGCATAATCAGAGATGTAATAGCAGCAGTAAAAACATTTCAGATCAATATATTACAGCCAGCAGTAAGACTACTGCCTGTTAAACTCTCTCATTAAAATTTTTGGAGCCCACCTAAACACAACTAAGGAGAGACCTGATCTTGAGGGAGTGTTGCACAGACACAgggccattgcagaaaaggcactGTCTTTTGTGTACACCAGCCTTAGCTTATTTTATGGAGACTGCACAAATGGGACCTCTGTAGCTGATCTCAAATCCCTGGCAAGTTCATTTGGGCTTAGACAGTCCTCTAAGTAACATGGTACCAAACATttatgtcaaaataaaaaatgaagactTGGTTCAGGAATGACCTTCCAAAGATGAAAGAAAACCATCCAAAAATTGGACCTTATCAAAACACATTTTCTCACATGTCGGTCTCCATACTTAGTTTTTTTGTTCAAAGCATTTATACGCACCCCTATCCACAAAGGCTCCTAGAGTGACTTAAatcaagaaaagcaacaaaaggataaagggctggggagagaagaggaaaataatCAACCCAAGGCACCAATTTTTTGATGTTTATAATAGCCTTGTAACACCAATAATTTCATGCCCGAGTTTGCTTGCTttattcttcccctccccatcctgtTTGACCAGTTAAGATGCAAACGGACtggttgctgttttgtttcctttattttaagGCCTTGATGGCACTTGAGCAATAGTAATCATAATAGGAAATAATAACAATGTTAATATGGGATGCATATTTCCTCTTCCCTTgctgtccccttttccttttgtgaggTGCCAGGGCAGGGACTGTGCCATTTTTATCTATATATGAGTAATTCTGAGAGCTTTTCTTGCTGAAGAGCGGGATATATACAGTAtgcttaaaaaatagaaaaacgaGGCATGAACTGTTTCTTGTCTTGCAGAGATTGGCCAGACTTACAAGCGGGCAGTTGAATAATGGCGagataaagaaaaaacaacaaaatggaaGCAACGACTTTGGACATTCTACTTCCAATGACAGCATCGCCAACACTCCCCAGGATTACACAGGCAATCTGAAATCCTTCTCCTCCCGGAGCCCATCACAGGGAGATGAAGAAGACTCGGCCCTGATTCTTACGCAAGATAACCTGAAAAGCTCTGATCCAGATCTCTCTGCCAACAGTGATCAGGAGTCAGGTGTGGAGGACATGAGCTGCCGGTCCCCAAGCGGAGGGGGATGTTTGCCCAGCGAGGATAGCACCAAAGACCGCGATTCGGACGAAGCTGTTTGTCTTACTGTCTGAAACGACAGCCAGTCAGTAGGTGACAAATAACTGCATGTTGAAAGAGAGAAAAGTCCAAAGAAATAAGAGTTGTGCACTTAAGGCCCAGATGTAACATACCGGTAGTTGTAAGCTAGAATCTTAACTGGAAAAATAACCTCTTATATTTAGCTTCTCCTATTTAAGAACAGTCAAGTATTTATGGGATTGCTTTATCTTCCTTTAATAACTGACAGAGCCATACAGAACGGACAATTTCTATTTAACTTAGAATTCTAGTTTAGTGTTTAGTTGGTCGACAGCAGTACCGTTCCAAAGAAGCTTCGAGAAAACATGTTGATGAAAGCCAtgccaaaataaaacaaagacctGCCCTCACCATTCCTGCAAAATAACAGCTTGCACTTTATGAATACAGCTGAACAAAGAAGTCCACTTCTTGAAGAGCATTACTGCATCCGTTCAGAAAGTTATAgctaaaatagtaaaaaaaaaccattccaaGGTTCCTGGATTTATTCCAGCCTTcctcaaactggtgccctccagataattTGGATTACAactgccaccagccccagcctGTGCAGGCGATGAGAAGATGAGTCTAGGCACAGGCAGCATACCTTAGAAGTCACTTGCTGCAGATTCTTAGAAGGACCAAGTATTTAGAAAGCATTTCCCCGTGTTACAGATGGTGAGTACTGAGGCAAGGCTGTACTGCTGAGGACCACAAACCCTGAGGACCACAAGCTTGTGCCAAGCAGGCCCAGAAGCCCCAATTTTTCCCGCCCCTTTGTTttgcagcagaggaagaaaacaaagatgaAGTTGTAGCCCAAATCAACAAAGGGCCTTTTCTTTGCTTTCCTCTAAGGGAGACGCTTCCTTAAATACCATGACCCTGGTCCAGTTTTAGTTCCAGGTATAGCCATGTGTAACAACGGCTTCACGATCATGGATGCAAAGTCACATGCCCATGCATAATAAAAGATGCCCTGTCCATTCTGGTTGGGTTTGTAGCACTGAGACAGCAAGGGATGTGAATCCAGGTAAATGCAGAGAGGCTTTTATCGGGATTGATATCTTTTGCTAGACTTCTGTCTCCAAGAGCTCTGCTTTTAtctcattttgggggtggggggatttgaaGATGATTGCTGCTTAATGGGTCCC from Lacerta agilis isolate rLacAgi1 chromosome 9, rLacAgi1.pri, whole genome shotgun sequence includes these protein-coding regions:
- the MTMR7 gene encoding myotubularin-related protein 7, whose protein sequence is MEHIRMPKVENVRLIDGISSKRAALGTLYLTATHVIFVENESDTRKETWVLHSQISSIEKQATAATGCPLLIRCKNFQNIQFIMPQERDCHDVYISLIRLARPVKYEELYCFSFNPKLNKEEREQGWNLTNMKEEYNRMGVPNNYWQLSDVNRDYRVCDSYPTEVYVPKSATAHIIMGSSKFRSRRRFPALSYYYKQNNASICRSSQPLSGFSARCLEDEQMLQSIRKANPGSDFIYVVDTRPKLNAMANRAAGKGYENEDNYSNIKFQFIGIENIHVMRSSLQKMLEVCELRSPSMSDFLWGLENSGWLKHIKAIMDAGIFIAKAVAEEGVSVLVHCSDGWDRTAQVCSVASLLVDPYYRTMKGFMVLIDKDWVSFGHKFNHRYGNLDGDPKEISPVIDQFIECVWQLMEQFPCAFEFNERFLIHIQHHICSCQFGNFLCNCQKERRELKIQERTYSLWAHLWKNRADYVNPLYREDHNRTLHPQSAHCHFIYKFWSGMYNRFEKGLHPRQSVTEYLLAVKEETQQLEEELLVLEERLARLTSGQLNNGEIKKKQQNGSNDFGHSTSNDSIANTPQDYTGNLKSFSSRSPSQGDEEDSALILTQDNLKSSDPDLSANSDQESGVEDMSCRSPSGGGCLPSEDSTKDRDSDEAVCLTV